In the Microtus pennsylvanicus isolate mMicPen1 chromosome 6, mMicPen1.hap1, whole genome shotgun sequence genome, one interval contains:
- the Cd180 gene encoding CD180 antigen, whose protein sequence is MALDISCFFLVALFSASCEAIASSDLTCIEKETNKTYNCENLGLSEIPGTLPNSTECLEFSFNFLPTIQNTTFSRLVNLTFLDLTRCQIYWIHEDTFQSQRQLDTLVLTANPLIFMAETALNGPASLKHLFFTQTGMSSLDFIPVHNLKSLESLHLGSNHISSIKLPKNFPTEKLKVLDFQNNAIHYLSKEDMQSLRHATNLSLNLKGNDITRIEPGAFKSTVFQSLDFGGTLDLLVIFRGLQNSTVQSLWLGTFEDIDDKEVSSSVFEGLCEMSVESINLQKHHFLNISSNTFHCFTSLQELDLTATHLRQLPSGIVGLHNLKKLVLSANKFDNLCQINAASFPSLTHLYIKGNGKKLALGTGCLDNLENLRLLDLSHDDIETSDCCNLQLKNLSHLQSLNLSYNEPLGLKTEAFQECPQLELLDLAFTQLRVNTAQSPFQNLHLLKVLNLSHCLLDTSNQHLLDGLPALQHLNLQGNRFPNGNIPKTNPLQILESLEILMLSFCDLSSIDPQAFAQLKMMNHVDLSHNRLTSSSIEALSHLKGLYLNLASNSISTIPPDLLPILSQQKTINLRQNPLDCTCSNVYFLEWYKENMHRVEDIEATLCANPPLLRGVRLSDVTLSCGITAVGIFFLIVFLLLFTVALIFAVKYFLRWKYQHI, encoded by the exons AAAGAAACCAACAAAACATACAACTGTGAAAATTTAGGTCTCAGTGAAATTCCTGGCACTCTCCCAAACTCAACAGAATGTCTGGAGTTCAGCTTTAATTTCTTGCCTACAATTCAAAATACGACCTTCAGCAGGCTCGTAAATCTCACCTTTCTGGATTTAACCAG GTGCCAGATTTACTGGATACATGAAGATACCTTCCAAAGCCAGCGTCAGCTAGACACACTTGTGCTAACTGCAAACCCGCTGATATTTATGGCAGAAACAGCACTCAATGGGCCCGCGTCACTGAAGCACCTGTTCTTCACCCAAACAGGAATGTCCAGTCTGGACTTTATCCCCGTGCACAATTTGAAAAGCTTGGAAAGTTTACATCTTGGAAGTAACCATATTTCCTCCATTAAGCTCCCCAAAAACTTCCCCACAGAGAAGCTGAAGGTTCTCGATTTTCAAAATAATGCCATCCATTACCTATCTAAAGAAGATATGCAATCTCTACGGCACGCCACTAACTTGAGCCTCAACTTAAAGGGAAATGACATTACAAGGATAGAGCCTGGGGCTTTCAAGTCAACTGTCTTCCAAAGTTTGGACTTTGGAGGGACTCTCGACTTGCTGGTTATATTCAGGGGTTTGCAGAACTCTACTGTTCAGTCGCTCTGGCTGGGGACATTTGAGGACATTGATGATAAAGAAGTTAGTTCCTCGGTGTTCGAGGGCCTCTGTGAAATGTCGGTTGAGAGCATCAACCTGCAGAAGCATCACTTCCTCAACATCTCCTCGAATACATTCCACTGCTTCACCAGCCTCCAGGAACTGGACCTGACAGCCACTCACCTGAGACAATTACCCTCCGGGATTGTGGGGCTACACAACCTCAAAAAATTAGTTCTCAGCGCAAACAAGTTTGATAACCTGTGTCAAATCAATGCTGCCAGCTTCCCCTCCCTTACACACCTTTACATCAAAGGCAATGGGAAGAAACTTGCCCTTGGTACTGGCTGTTTAGACAACCTAGAAAATCTTCGTCTGCTTGATCTAAGCCACGATGACATCGAAACTTCTGACTGCTGCAACCTGCAACTCAAAAACCTGTCTCACTTACAAAGCCTGAACTTGAGCTACAATGAACCCCTGGGCCTAAAGACCGAGGCGTTCCAAGAATGCCCCCAGCTAGAACTCCTGGATTTGGCGTTTACCCAATTACGTGTTAATACTGCACAAAGTCCCTTCCAGAACCTCCATCTCCTGAAGGTTCTCAATCTGTCCCACTGCCTCCTTGACACCAGCAATCAGCATCTTCTCGATGGCCTGCCAGCACTCCAGCACCTGAACTTACAGGGAAACCGATTTCCAAATGGGAATATTCCAAAGACCAACCCGCTTCAGATCCTGGAGAGCCTAGAAATCCTGATGTTATCATTCTGTGATCTCTCTTCCATAGACCCGCAGGCCTTTGCTCAGCTTAAGATGATGAATCATGTAGATCTGAGCCACAATAGGCTGACATCCAGTAGCATCGAGGCTCTTAGTCATCTTAAGGGGCTATACCTCAATCTAGCTTCGAACAGCATTAGCACCATCCCCCCTGACCTCCTTCCCATCCTGTCCCAGCAGAAAACCATTAATTTAAGACAGAATCCCCTGGACTGCACTTGCTCGAATGTTTACTTTTTGGAATGGTATAAAGAAAACATGCACAGAGTCGAGGACATAGAGGCCACTCTTTGTGCAAATCCTCCATTGCTGCGGGGAGTCAGGCTATCTGATGTCACCCTGTCATGCGGTATCACAgctgtgggcattttctttctcatcGTATTCTTGCTTTTGTTCACCGTTGCGTTGATTTTCGCAGTGAAATATTTTCTCAGGTGGAAATACCAACACATTTAG